AAAGAAAGGGCAATAAGCACTTTGCAGCTCCTGAGGCTGCACCCTTCACTTCGCTATGGATGCACTACCTGCCAGGGGCAGCCTTTGCAAAGGTGGGATATTAAGGGTGGATTTATTCTCCTTGGCAGCTGCTTCAGAAGGACTTTGTCCCTCTTTCCACGAGATGGCATCGCTGAGACTGCTGCGGAGGGGAAGCATCCATCGCGGAGTCCGCAAAGAGGACAACGATGAAAAATGCcttcaaaaacaaaagagattgctaggaaaaaaatgcctcGGTGTTCTCCGTTGTGAGGTCCCAGTGCACCTGGCTGTGGTAGGAAGGATCTGGAGGAGAAGTCAGTGTTTCAAAATGCCATCTCACCATCACAGCCCTATATATCACCTGCCACGGGCCCACCTGCTCTCACACAGCGCTGATGGCTCTAAAAATCAACCTGAGTTCCCTTCAAGGTTTGCCAAGAACCATCAACGGCCCATTTGGGGTGAGGCTGGGTTGCTTATAATGCTGTAGAGCCCAAAAATGAGTCACCCGTGCCAAGCAAAGCATCGTCCCCCACGTGTCTGCAAGCCCTGTGGGATCAGGCAATGCTTTGCACACAGTGGGATATTGATACAATCCCAAACCCCAGATCCACAGTGAGTCCTCAAACCCAAAGTTTGGGTGGAGGCAGGTGATGGCTTCATTTGATTTTGATTTGTGAGCTCCAGAAATCCAGTAAACTtcgttgttgggttttttaacctCATGCTTTGAAGTGGTTCtaacttagaatcacagaatcatagaatgatttgggctggaagggaccttaaagatcatctcattcCACCCCACCACCGCCACcatagggacacctcccactggatccagttgctccaagccccatccaacctggccttgaacacatccagggatgggacagccacaggTTCCCTGGGCAATCTTCTGTTCATTCCATTCGTTCTGCAGAGCCTGACCTAAACCTCCCAAaccaggggctgctgctgctgtagacATCTCACTGAAGACCCTGTGTCTTCTTTCTGGTCCTGCAGATCACCTGGGGTATGAATCACCCTTAAATCAGGCCAGAAATTTGGACCTGCTGTGAGCCCTGAGTTCAATCCCatggggtttttattttcctttttctgcagttCCATCACTAATTACCCCACTGCTTGTGAATCGCTCCCATAGCATCTTTCACTGCTCCCTTAGCTTATTTTTGTGGAAATGTAGATGTGATTTTTTCAGACctgtttttgcttttaaaacagctGTAAAGGACCACATGCAGACTTTCTGCCTGCTCTTCTCTGTCGCTCACATACTGCTCACTCCTGCTGTGCCATGGGACCAGAGAGCTGGAGACTCCTGAGGGAACATGGAagggatagaatcataggatggtttgggtgggaagggaccttaaagatcatctggttcccaTGGGAgtttctgctcctgctgctttaAGGATAGAGGAAAAACGTGGGCATGATGATGTTCTCTTGCACTGCTCAGGAATACCCTGGAAGGGGCACTTGCTGCCTCAAGGACAACAGCTCTTGGGAGCTGGGAAAtgcaggaggggctggaaaaTGAGATTAACCTATCAGTAGAAAACCAGCCTTCTCTCACACTTGTGCTGTGCCCAGAGGGATCCCCAGATCCCCTCCCAGTTTGTGATATGCCAAGGACACAGCTCTTCAGAGCCAAATACTGCAAGGACTTTGGGCATCAAATTGGTTTCTACAGATGAGGCTGAGGGATGCTGTGGGTGGGAACAGAGGTGAGGGGCCTTGGTGGCTTCTCCACAGAGTTTTGGGGTGCATGGCTGAGTGAGCTGGTATGTGCCCATCTGCTGTTAGAGACCGAGGCAAGGAATGGAGACAGTGGAAGGCAGTAACTTGATGTAGCACGCTCTGTaattcagcttggtgtcagctcCTTGAGGCTCTGCCTGGGGACACCTAGTGCTGCAGAGCATCAGATGTTAATTAGGATCATTAAGGGCTCCTGCAACACAAACAGTAATGATACTTGTCCCTCTGGAGCTTTCATGGGGAAGGAACTTAAGTGATGCCATCCTTCACAGAGCCTGTGCATGGCATCCACTCCCAGCACTGCGGCTTctcctaatcatagaatcatagaatcatagaatcatagaaccaccagattggaagagacccaccggatcatcgagtccaaccattcctatcaaaaactaaaccatgtcccttagcacctcgtccacccgtgccttaaacacctccagggaaggtgactcaaccccctccctgggcagcctctgccagtgtccaatgaaccttcctgtgaaaaattttttcctaatgttcagcctaaacctcccctggtggagcttgagcccatttcctcttgtcctgtcccctgtcacttgggagaagaggccagctccctcctctccacaacctcctttcaggtagttgtagagagcaatgaggtctcccctcagcctcctcttctccaggctaaacacccccagctctctcagccgttcctcataaggcctgttctccagccccttcaccagctttgttgctcttctctggactcgctccagagcctcaacatccttcttgtggtgaggggcccaggactgaacacaggattcaaggagcggtcaaAAGGCAAGTCATGAGCACAGACAACCTCAAGATGTCCCAGCATCCTGCTAACCCCACCTTCGAGGAGGAAATGTCCCTGGAGAGCTGTGGGGAGGTGGGAGCAGCACCCTCACAGCCCCtccctgccacctccctgccctTCCTAACCACCTCCCGCTCCTCCCCACACTTGGTACTCCCACCCTTTCCCCCTCGAAGCTCCAGGCTGTTGTATTTTGGTCAGTTCTAACCATTCGGCAACCACAACCCTTGGGACTGGGACAGCTGACACAGGGTGGAGTGAGGTGAGGTGCAGACCTTGCCCCAGGTAGCAAGTTTGCAATAGGAGCCAAGAAACCATGAATTTGGGGGCTTCTTGGGAATCTCAAGTCACATCTGGGCTCCAGTACGTGGCTTCAGCTGGGAAGAAATGTTCCTATCATGTTGTTTGGAAGGGAATGGGGGATAAGCCATGTGTGAGACAAAGAAAGGTGTAGAGAGAAGGTAGCCTCGGCCACTTGTCTCAGAATAATGGGGGGTTATGAAGAATAAAAGCCATGCTGCCAGCACTTGGAGGAGGCATGGAGTATTTTCCCTCTTTAAATGGCATAACTTTAGAGGGttcttttaagtttattttgcatggaaatatttataataaagGCTGTGATCATTGATATTAGAGGGTTGAGTGGGTTATGGAGAACATTAAAACCCAGGCTGTAAGAGCACCCTCAGCTTTAGGCTGGGGAAATCAGCCCAGACTCCTGCATTAGTTGAGAGgcaagagctggggaagggctgggtGACGCCTTGAATATGGGGGCCcagctcttctccttcctctgaacacccagcccagccctgcctgtgccCATCCTCACCATCTGCTCTAGGTGGGACTACACAAACCCCATGGGACCCAGCCCCGCTCAatgacagacacacacacaatgcTCCACACCTTttgggttggttggtttggtttttttgtttcttttgtttgggtttgtttgtttgtttttttttccactgtggaTGTTGTACCAGTTTTATTGGTAAAATTAACATGAAGCCTCACAAACGCTGGaacatgcttttccttttaaagaattTCCACTGGACCTTAATGGTGAGCATCCAGTCGTTGACATATAAACTCTTACAAGCTGATGTGCACACATGCGCCCGGGGGAGACGGTGGCAGCGTCCTGGTGTCAGGGATGGTTTCTGCGCGATGCACTGGGAGCCCACAATTCATTTGCCAGCCTTCTGGGCCTTCTGGGCAGACTTGGTGACCTTACCAGCCCCACCACTTTTCTTCTCCACGTTCTTAATGACGCCCACAGCCACGGTCTGCCGCATGTCACGGACAGCGAAGCGGCCtgcaggatggagaggagggagatagGAGTGAAACGTGGCTTTCCCTAAGGCTGAGCTCTTCTAGCTGGGTGATGGTGGGATCTACACCCACCACTTGTGGTGCTATGCTTCCCCCTTGTCCTTGGAGCAAGTTCCTGCACGAATGAGCCCTGCGGCATCAACTCTTGCTCTGATCACCAAACTAGCCCTGgtgctcctctctatttaaaGGACTTTTTATTCGACTTAAATCCCATTTGCTCTCTGCAAGCTTCTGGCATTGCTAAAGCTTCCAGATGTGCAACATCATCCAAGGAAAGCTCAGCGCTTCCCTGCATTAAGAGGTGACCTCTGCTGAGCAAacttccctctttctcctcctgaacAGTTGGGTTTTAGGGCAGAGGtagcaaagctgaaaaatgtttcttgtaTTCAAAAGTTGCCAGGGTTTACTGACTTTGAAGGAAAGGTCCTGTTGCTCCCAGAGGGAAAATCCAGTCATGCCTTTGGAAACTCAGCTCAGTGGCAagcccatcccatcccatcccatcccatcccatcccatcccatcccatcccattccaccaGCCTTAACACAGTTCATGTGTCAGTTTTGCACTCCCAGCACATGGAGGAGCAACAAAACATGCTTAGCTCCCTCCCCAGTCTCTGGAAGAGGCTCAACATGTCTGCTGTGAGCTCTACACCCATAGAGCCTTCATGGTCCTCCACAGGAGACCTTCAAAGAGCCATCCTCTTACCAAGGGGTGGGTACTGAGAGAAGCTCTCCACACACATCGGCTTGCCGGGGATCATCTCCACGATGGCTGCATCACCCGATTTCAGGGACTTGGGGTTGTCCTCCAGTTTCTTGCCAGAGCGTCGGTCAATCTTCTCCTTCAGCTCAGCAAACTTGCAGGCAATGTGTGCAGTGTGGCAGTCAATGACGGGCGAGTAGCCGGCGCTGATCTGGCCGGGGTGGTTCAGGATGATCACCTAGGGGACAGAGCAGTGTCAGGGCAAggctgggagctggagaacagcagcAAACCATGCATAGTGGCCCCACCACCTGTGCTGACCTGAGACGTGAACTGCGCTGCCTCCTGCGGTGGGTCAGACTTGCTGTCCCCACAGACGTTTCCACGGCGGATGTCCTTGACGGAGACGTTCTTCACGTTGAAGCCAACGTTGTCCCCAGGCAAAGCCTCACTCAGAGCCTCGTGGTGCATCTCCACAGACTTCACCTCAGTGGTGATGTTCACAGGGGCAAAGGTGACCACCATGCCAGGTCGCAGGATTCCTGTCTCCACCCGGCCCACAGGGACTGTGCCAATCCCTGCAGAGATAAGGACAGAGCAGAGCAAGATGTAACCTGGCAAACCCTGGGCCAGAGTCTGGCTGCAGCAAAAGCATCTCCAGTGGGCTTCAGCAAGGACCATGTTTGCATCTTGCTCAGAAAACCCACAGTTTTAGCTGCAAGATCAACATTAGGGTCTATAAAAACACCGTGAATCTACCATTTCTGCcaaatgttttgttaaaaagGAGTAGCATCATAACCAGAAAGTCCTGAGCGACTCTTGTGCCCTGAAATGTTTTCCATCGTAGCAGTTGTGGCATCTGCATGGAGGATTTGGGGCATCACAGCATGCGTGCAACAACACACTCTACATCCCTGATGGCCACATCACCAGCATGGGACAAGGCCCAGCTATGCCAGAGAACAAGGGGGAAATGAAAGGGACCTTTTACACCCTGTGTCATCAGGAGACTTTGGGAAAAATCACCTTTGGAGTCAGGTGaagaatcattaaaaaaaaaacaactttgaaaAGGAGTTAGGGAGGTTGGCTGGACCCATCCTCTCATCCACATCCACCCTGCTGGCTCAACCTCCCCACTTCCCACCACGTCCCTGCTCTCTATGGACCTGCCTCATGGCAAAGCCATATCTCCTTGCCCCAGTTGACCTCGGGGAGGACACACACCTGCTCACCATCTTTCATCTCCATTGCGAACAAAAGACTGAGTTAAAAAGCCTGCTAAAATGCGTATTCAATCCATGATGGTTTCTGCAGTGCACGTGTCCTTGGAAAAGGGTGGAAAAGGACTGGAAACGGCTGTGTCTGCCTAATCCGGCAGCCGAGTGAGTCAGCAGGGCTGCCCGCTCTGCCAGCAGGTCAGAGAGCTCACGGGGTATTTATAGCTCAGAAAAGTGTCCCCTTCACTGCTCCAGAGGGAATGCCACCGCGCTCCCTACATGGCTGGCACCACAGTCCAGCTCAGCAGATGGAGGTGCCAGTGATGGACACCAGCATTTGGGAAGCGTGGGCAGTTCGTGGCCAAGCTGCCACATCAGTGGACCTTCCCGCTGGCTGTATCCCTCATCTGGGTCCCAGCATGATTTTTGCTGCCTCCAAGTTGCCTGGCCAGCCATGACCCCTGGGACACCCACATCCGCAGCTGGTTTGGCGTTGAGCGTTCCCTGGGAAGAGCTCACAaacctcctgctcctctctggtcCCTGGGTGCCTATGTCTACCTTCACCCTAGACAGCCCAGTCTCAAGCAGGGTCTTTGCCCTTGAGCTACCAGCCTTCTCCCCATCATTATCTCAAGCTGGAGAGTCCAGTCCCTCCAGTTTCCCAAGACCTGGAGGTGTAATTCCCAAATTCCCATGGAATGAGGACTCCAGTTCAAGCAGAGGGAAGAGGGACAGTGGTTTTGCTCACCTCCAATCTTGTAGACGTCCTGGAGGGGCAGGCGCAGGGGCTTATCTGTGGGGCGGGTTGGGGGCAGGATGGTGTCCAGAGCCTCCAAGAGAGACACCCCACTGGCATTGCCTTCCTTGCGCTCCACCTTCCAGCCCTTGAACCAAGGCATCTGGAAACAGAGCAGCAACAACATGCACTGAGCGTGTGCATTCTTAGCAAGCAGATGTGTTCCCACACAGATGTCCCACCAGGACAACCTTCACGGAGTTGGTCCAGCCACAGCCTGGTGTTACCAGGAGTCTGGGGAGCTCTTTCCACTCCATCATCCCCTTGCTCAATCTCCCCCACTCTCTCCTAGAAACGCACAAAACATCCAtaaacaggagaagaaaggatGGAAGTGGTTAAATCCAGCAAACTCACAGTCCCGTTCTCAACACCAGCCTGTGGATGCTGCCTTCCCATGCCAGCTGCATGGATCCTGCCCTCTAGCAATGATGCCTCCAGCACAGGGACCACAGGATACTCCAGCCAAGTCCCTGCTGAAAGCACCCAGCCTTCAGTATTGGGAACCCAGCTTCTTCAGCATCGGCCTGACCTGCTTCTCCCTGCTTGCTCCTGCTATCATTCCTCTagggttttaattttaaacccTGACTTCGAAGGATGCTGGAAATCGGGTGCTTGCATTAGGGCTGCCAAGGGGCAGGGTTGTTTTTCACTGATGCTCTATGCTCCTGCCCTGAATTGGGCCCTTGAAGCTAAAATTGTCCagaaaagaggcagaaaggtAGGGAAATGAGTTCAGCAGAGGCCATGGCTTGATGCAGGAAACTAGTGCTTGGGGTGATGTTGCACATCTAGAAGCTATAGCAATGCCTTGGGTTTGCCAGCAAGAAAAACTCAGTCCAGGGTCTGAAACAACCCTGATACAACAAACAGAGATCAGAATCTGCAAGGGCATTCACCCTTTTTCTGCACAGGGAGGTTTAGACAATAAGTTCCCTGTACAGATGTAAAATGCTGCCCAGTGTGTCCCAGCTCCATCGCACACATTAGGGACAGGGGTTTTCACTTAGGTTCCAATGCCAGGGCATTGGGCGTGGGGATGGGGGTAGGGGTGAAACAGGGCCTCCAGAGAGCTCCTGGATTCACAGCCATCCCTGGAGGACACAGCGTTACTAAGGCTGGTTTCCTATCCTGCAACCTGCAGCAATTTTGAGAAGAAGTAAGGGGAAGAGCCAGGTCCAACCAGGATCAAATAGTCAGGTCAGCCTCCCTCGGAGGGTCATATCTGACACCAATTGTCCTCCTCAGTGACAGTGGAAGGAAAAGCCTGGGGACACTTTTGCAGAGGGTGCCCCTTCTCAGGGCACTGCAGTAATTGCCACGCAGCCAGCCCCAGCACTGGGCTACCAGCTCGGCGAGATGATAAATCCATCCAGCTGGTGATGGAGCCGCATGTGACGTGCAGGATGACTCAGAtcttcccccccaccctgctGTTTCACGGCCCAAAGTGCTGGGCAGGTGCCCATGTGAACAGCTGCCCCGGCAGCCACGTCCTGCGGGCTCTGCTCTCGAGGGTGGCAGCCACCATCTGCCCGCAGCTCCTGTCCCTCTGCCCCTGCTCAGCTTGGGGCCATGGAGAAATGACAACCTCTGCCCTGTTATGCCTGGCTGTCAGAGCTGTCCTTGTTTCTTTTGACTTCTGGCATCTGCTCAGCCTGGTTTGTGCTGCCTCCTACGGCCTCCCAAATAAAACTTATCTTATGTAGCCCCCAAATCTGCTTCCCAAACAGCAATTCCCGTTCCATCACTCCTATGGCAAAAGCAGGATCGGACCAAGCCCCACAGCCAGAGAGGCTAAATTTAAGGCTCAAGCCCCCATAAATAACAGCTGAGCTCCAACTTTTTTTGCATCCCAAGTGCATTTTCCAAAGCAGTCGCCTTTCTCTGATTTTGTCCAGCCCACAAGCATCCTAACACACCCACGCCCTCACACCACAAATCAAGTGTGTTTGGGCTGCAGCATCCCACAGGGTGAAAGTCTCCCAAACCACATAGAGTGGCCCAGATCTGTCCGCTGCAGCAACAGAAAATTGGCTTCACATAAAATCCCATTTGCCAAAAAGCCCTCAAATGTCAAATTTTGATGCAAGTGGAATCCAGTCGTCATTTCTCACAGTTGGCCTTGGGCTGCTGTGCAACAGGGACGTGGGCTGGAGTCTCCCACTCAGAGCTGGCTCAAGCGTGACGTATCACCACACCTCCCCTCGCCTGGAGGTgacaggagctgcaggaacatCATGGCTCTAATCGCCACTTTCTGATGAGTCCCCTGACAGACAGACAAGTCACTTGACTGCCATGTGTTCTAGTGAAACCTCGCTAGGAACtgtgagtgaaaaaaaaaaatcagagctttTTAGGTGAGGAATGAGAGAGATCTCAGCTGCCTGCTCGAGCTTTCCTAGATGTGGTGGAATATGGGAAGGAGAAGCCTGTCCCAAGCTGTTCTCCTGGCAAAGGCAGGATAGGGACCTCCTGGGGACCACAGCATGGGAGGACCCTGCACTCTCTCCAGCAAAGCTCACGCTGATCCAGACCTCTGGCCAGGCTTTCTTCCCAATTCCTCACCTCATGCATCCTCAGAACCCACCCTGGAGCCAGCTGTCTCCTTATAGCAGAAGGGTGACTTATTTCAGCTCCTGCCTTCTCTGGGGCAGTGCACCATGTTGAGAACATGCTCCAAGACCTGTCTGGAGGAGGCGGGGCAGCAAGTCCCATCCTGCTCAGTGCCTCCCCTCTGCAGCCTATTAATAGGAGAATTGTTCAGGATCATcttcccagcccagcagctgctgacatTTGGAGCCTGTCTGATTTGAGGCACCCAGGAACTATGCAGCTGGGTTTGGTATGGCCGTGGTTGACCTttatcccagctctgctccataGGGAAAAGGAATCTCCCAAGCACCCAaaaccttcctttcttccttccaagCCAGCTCGAAGTGACCCCCCTTTCCCATTCAAGGCTGTGAGCTATGATTCACGACGGTTTGAGCTTGCATTGCAGCACTCTTCTGGCTCAGGTTCTTGATGCCTGATCTCTCTCTACTTCTGCTATACTCATACATTGCCTCCCTCGTCACAGAGCCCTGACTCGTAACCCACAGGTGAAGTCCTAAAGCCTCCTTAAGCATCAAATTTCCCACCAGTTTCACAAGAGATTGCTGTGGGCTTCTCGTCTGAGCAACTTGCCCAAGGTCACCCAGAAGCCCAGAAGAGCAGGGACCTTACTCTGGCCAGAACATTCTAGCTCATTATTTCCTTAGAAGATTAAAGCTGGGGTAGCTTTTTCTCCAAGGAAACAGTATCAGAGTAAGAGCTGTTATTGGCCCTGTCTGCCAAGAAGCTCCCGTCCTTCTTCAAgtgtttctttctcctgtgcAGTCTTCTGAAATTATGACAAGGGCCCACCCAGAGCACCCTGGCTTTGTATCTCCATCCTCCCCATCACCAACGCTTAGAGGGAGAGGTGTTGTAAGTGTCAGCTGGACAAGGAGCAGCCCAAAAGGGATGCTCTAGGGAACCATAGATTTGACATGAGAAACCTGGTACCTCCTCAAGAAAAAGTTACTTTAAGAAGTAAGATTCCAGCACTGGAACTGGGGATGCAGCCACCACAGTAGCATATAGAACCAGTGGGAAAGGGTATCTGATACCCCGCTCACAGAAGCCTGGCTGCGTGGTGGGAGCCATTCCAAACCCATGACCAGATTGTGTTATTTCCCTTAGAAAACAATGCCCTAAACCCACGCAAGATATTCCTGCTGAGAGTGACAACTGCTGTGGATGAGTAACATCACCATGGGTTTGATGGTGTAAAACCATCAAATCACATCCCAGAAGCAAAGCCACACAGACCATCTCCTGAAGACGCTCATGTGTAGCCACTGAGGCCCATGAACAGTGCAGCC
The DNA window shown above is from Phaenicophaeus curvirostris isolate KB17595 chromosome 18, BPBGC_Pcur_1.0, whole genome shotgun sequence and carries:
- the EEF1A2 gene encoding elongation factor 1-alpha 2, with the translated sequence MGKEKTHINIVVIGHVDSGKSTTTGHLIYKCGGIDKRTIEKFEKEAAEMGKGSFKYAWVLDKLKAERERGITIDISLWKFETTKYYITIIDAPGHRDFIKNMITGTSQADCAVLIVAAGVGEFEAGISKNGQTREHALLAYTLGVKQLIVGINKMDSTEPPYSEKRYDEIVKEVSAYIKKIGYNPATVPFVPISGWHGDNMLEPSPNMPWFKGWKVERKEGNASGVSLLEALDTILPPTRPTDKPLRLPLQDVYKIGGIGTVPVGRVETGILRPGMVVTFAPVNITTEVKSVEMHHEALSEALPGDNVGFNVKNVSVKDIRRGNVCGDSKSDPPQEAAQFTSQVIILNHPGQISAGYSPVIDCHTAHIACKFAELKEKIDRRSGKKLEDNPKSLKSGDAAIVEMIPGKPMCVESFSQYPPLGRFAVRDMRQTVAVGVIKNVEKKSGGAGKVTKSAQKAQKAGK